A single Leptospiraceae bacterium DNA region contains:
- the fumC gene encoding class II fumarate hydratase has product MSEKQYRIEKDTMGEIQVPADKYWGAQTQRSLENFKIGQDHFPREFIWAFGIIKKASALVNKELGVLDPYIADLIVRAADEVIEGKLDDHFPLVIWQTGSGTQFNMNVNEVISNRAIEMAGGELGSKKPVHPNDHVNKSQSSNDTFPAAMHIATVERTWNHLIPNIKILRDTLYQKSKEFKDIIKIGRTHLMDATPITLGQEFSGYVAMLDYAIERIKKSLDDVYKLALGGTAVGTGINAHPEFPERVAKKIAELTGFPFVSAPNKFEALTSHGALLNFHGTLKTLAADLMKIANDIRWMASGPRSGLAEIRIPENEPGSSIMPGKVNPTQSEAMTMVCCQVMGNDVAINFGGSGGNFELNVYKPMIIHNVLHSIRLLGDACRNFNDRCAIGIEPIYENLQKHLNNSLMLVTALNPYIGYDNAAKIAKHAYKTGKSLKEAAIELGLLTAEEYDRYVKPEEMIKPNLKDI; this is encoded by the coding sequence ATGAGTGAAAAACAATACCGCATTGAAAAAGACACAATGGGTGAAATCCAAGTTCCCGCAGATAAGTATTGGGGTGCCCAAACCCAACGTTCGTTAGAAAACTTTAAGATAGGTCAAGATCACTTTCCACGTGAATTTATTTGGGCTTTCGGAATCATCAAGAAGGCATCAGCATTAGTCAATAAAGAACTAGGAGTTTTGGATCCTTACATTGCGGATTTGATTGTTCGAGCTGCTGATGAAGTGATTGAAGGAAAATTAGACGACCACTTTCCTTTAGTGATATGGCAGACTGGTAGTGGAACCCAATTCAACATGAACGTTAATGAAGTAATCTCCAATCGTGCCATTGAAATGGCAGGTGGCGAATTGGGCTCTAAAAAACCCGTTCATCCCAATGATCACGTCAATAAATCTCAAAGCTCGAACGATACTTTCCCAGCAGCGATGCACATTGCCACCGTAGAACGAACGTGGAATCACCTCATACCAAATATAAAAATCTTACGAGATACTCTCTATCAAAAATCCAAAGAATTCAAGGACATCATCAAGATTGGAAGAACCCATTTGATGGATGCAACCCCCATCACGTTAGGTCAGGAATTCTCTGGATACGTGGCTATGCTGGATTATGCTATTGAGAGAATCAAAAAATCACTGGATGATGTGTATAAGCTTGCCTTGGGAGGAACAGCGGTCGGAACGGGTATCAACGCTCATCCAGAATTTCCTGAACGAGTTGCGAAAAAGATCGCAGAACTCACAGGATTTCCTTTTGTGAGTGCTCCTAATAAATTCGAAGCGTTGACTTCCCATGGAGCTCTTTTGAACTTTCATGGAACTTTGAAAACCCTTGCAGCAGATTTAATGAAAATTGCCAATGACATCCGTTGGATGGCAAGTGGACCACGAAGTGGCTTGGCTGAAATCCGAATACCTGAAAATGAACCGGGAAGCTCCATCATGCCCGGGAAAGTCAATCCTACTCAAAGCGAAGCCATGACCATGGTTTGCTGTCAAGTGATGGGAAATGACGTTGCCATTAATTTCGGGGGTTCTGGTGGAAACTTTGAATTGAATGTTTATAAACCCATGATCATTCATAATGTCCTTCATTCCATTCGACTATTAGGTGATGCATGTAGAAACTTTAATGATAGATGTGCCATTGGAATCGAACCTATCTACGAAAATCTTCAAAAACACCTAAATAACTCTTTAATGTTAGTCACAGCATTGAACCCCTACATCGGATATGACAACGCAGCAAAGATTGCAAAGCACGCCTACAAAACAGGAAAATCCCTCAAAGAAGCTGCTATCGAACTAGGACTCCTAACAGCGGAAGAATATGATCGATATGTAAAACCAGAAGAAATGATTAAACCCAACTTAAAGGATATTTAA
- the ribH gene encoding 6,7-dimethyl-8-ribityllumazine synthase has protein sequence MNVYEGSLLNAPKYKYAIVVSRWNEFITERLKEGALLALRKHGVPEENFDVFYVSGSFELGSTAKKIALTKNYDGILCIGCVIRGATDHYDHVASQAASQIARASMDTNIPIIFTVLTTDTIEQAIERAGTKSGNKGYEGAITLMEMCDLYHKIEKL, from the coding sequence ATGAACGTTTATGAGGGTTCATTACTAAATGCTCCAAAATACAAATACGCCATTGTGGTTTCAAGATGGAATGAGTTTATCACCGAAAGGCTCAAAGAAGGAGCTCTTTTGGCATTACGTAAACATGGAGTTCCCGAAGAGAATTTCGATGTTTTTTATGTCTCAGGTTCTTTTGAGTTGGGATCAACGGCTAAAAAGATTGCTCTAACAAAAAATTATGATGGGATTTTATGCATTGGTTGTGTGATACGGGGAGCTACCGACCACTACGATCACGTAGCAAGTCAAGCGGCAAGCCAGATTGCCCGAGCAAGCATGGACACAAACATTCCGATAATTTTTACGGTTTTGACTACGGATACAATTGAGCAAGCCATTGAACGTGCAGGAACAAAATCAGGAAATAAAGGCTACGAAGGTGCTATTACCCTCATGGAAATGTGTGATTTGTATCACAAAATAGAAAAGCTATAA
- a CDS encoding queuosine precursor transporter yields the protein MQRRYKYLDFVMVAFVTVLLTSNIIGPAKVAIVFGFEFGAGVFFFPFSYIFGDILTEVYGYARTRRTVWVGFAALAFASFMSYVIVSLPPSPNWKHQEAYEIAFGMTPRIALASLIGYWAGEFANSYVIAKMKIWSKGKYLWSRTIGSTVVGQAVDSLIFYPFAFYGYWGIGTIIQVTFNDYLLKVFWEAIMTPFTYIVVHFLKRAEQEDYYDYHTNFTPFSLKDE from the coding sequence ATGCAGCGACGTTACAAATACCTTGATTTCGTGATGGTGGCATTTGTCACAGTGCTTCTTACATCGAACATCATTGGACCAGCCAAAGTTGCGATTGTCTTTGGATTTGAGTTTGGTGCTGGTGTCTTCTTTTTCCCGTTCAGCTATATCTTTGGAGATATTCTGACGGAAGTATATGGTTATGCAAGAACCCGGAGGACTGTTTGGGTGGGTTTTGCCGCTCTCGCCTTTGCTTCCTTCATGAGCTACGTGATTGTGAGTCTACCACCATCCCCCAATTGGAAACATCAAGAAGCCTATGAAATTGCTTTTGGTATGACCCCCAGAATTGCTTTAGCATCTTTGATTGGTTATTGGGCAGGAGAATTTGCTAACTCCTATGTGATAGCAAAAATGAAGATTTGGTCGAAAGGAAAGTACCTTTGGTCTAGAACCATTGGTTCTACAGTTGTTGGTCAAGCGGTTGATTCTTTGATTTTCTATCCTTTTGCTTTTTACGGATATTGGGGGATCGGAACCATTATACAAGTGACATTTAATGATTATTTACTCAAAGTATTTTGGGAAGCTATCATGACACCTTTTACTTACATAGTGGTTCATTTTCTCAAAAGAGCTGAACAAGAAGACTACTATGACTATCATACGAATTTTACTCCCTTCTCCCTAAAAGATGAGTAA
- a CDS encoding flagellin has protein sequence MKIHHNLNALHSHRMMKFHLWELEKSTEKVATGLRINRASDDPTNLAVSEKMRTQIKGIQQAERNTENGMSLLQTTEGYLQQTTEIIHRIRALALKSSNGIYSPEDRQLMQVEVSQLIDEIDRIASQAEFNRVDLLLGRFSRTSRIGSIWFHIGPNAYQRERTFISTMTARSLGFRDETNKTLSISTPITANKMIEVADRALDRVMRQRAELGAFYNRLEYVAKTLMITYENFQASESKIRDADIAEEIINLTTKQILMEASTSMLAQSGIRPEIVLKLLKTSNSASES, from the coding sequence ATGAAAATCCATCATAATCTAAATGCTCTACATTCTCATCGAATGATGAAGTTTCATCTTTGGGAGCTGGAAAAATCTACTGAAAAGGTTGCTACTGGTTTAAGAATCAATCGAGCAAGCGATGATCCTACAAATTTAGCTGTTTCCGAAAAAATGAGAACCCAGATCAAAGGCATCCAACAAGCAGAAAGAAACACCGAAAACGGAATGAGTCTACTACAAACCACAGAAGGATATTTACAACAAACTACAGAAATTATCCATAGAATACGAGCTTTAGCCTTGAAGTCCAGTAATGGGATATACTCTCCAGAGGATCGGCAACTCATGCAAGTTGAAGTTTCTCAATTGATTGATGAAATTGATCGGATTGCTTCCCAAGCAGAGTTCAATCGAGTCGATCTTTTGTTGGGAAGATTTTCAAGAACTTCTCGAATTGGTTCAATTTGGTTTCACATTGGTCCTAATGCTTACCAAAGAGAAAGAACGTTCATTTCCACCATGACGGCAAGATCTTTGGGTTTTCGTGATGAAACAAACAAAACACTAAGTATCTCCACACCCATCACAGCAAACAAAATGATTGAGGTTGCTGATAGAGCTCTGGATAGAGTCATGAGGCAACGAGCTGAATTAGGGGCTTTTTATAACCGTTTAGAGTATGTTGCCAAAACCCTGATGATTACTTATGAAAACTTTCAGGCATCAGAATCAAAGATTCGAGATGCTGATATTGCCGAAGAAATCATTAACCTCACAACGAAACAAATATTAATGGAAGCTTCTACTTCGATGCTAGCACAATCAGGAATTCGTCCAGAAATTGTGTTAAAATTACTAAAAACATCCAATTCTGCATCAGAGTCATAA
- a CDS encoding HEAT repeat domain-containing protein, giving the protein MRWMLFFLFVFLNTKILGLDLSKENLYQMLEKGGEDRLRAIWLSYETRQYVLFRIAANFLLESENEEEHLLVLRIFDLLGQDLEWVLPNWHILLDEFLTIKRSKEVLIPSLNLIKKWKERKLIYALIRLTKHPEYEIRRMSLEVLQELSSDQIVPVIIQYLKSPSNLTKIYGLEISYYYKDNRLIPFLRELIQHPNKSVRIYAIRALSEYENEHFYIFRNYPTETEEVQKVMIEIIGEKSLTQYQNYVLAGISDPNKSIRKASLIAAKNFPQPNFIQAVSNQLLIEQDDELIIEGILLLSRFGKDPQKVLIHLLSNQNPKIRLLSLQTIQELKLSDYLEDLLFFLEKEKESSVHLEIVYTLSSLVNERNYKILLESLNYYKEFLNHQEKYLIYSALQPYLSFGEEVQLKRLFQIF; this is encoded by the coding sequence ATGAGGTGGATGTTGTTTTTTTTATTTGTATTTTTGAATACGAAAATTTTAGGTCTTGACCTCTCGAAAGAAAATTTATACCAAATGTTGGAAAAAGGAGGAGAAGATCGGCTTCGTGCTATATGGTTAAGTTATGAGACACGACAATATGTTTTATTTCGTATTGCTGCGAATTTCTTGTTAGAAAGTGAAAACGAAGAAGAGCATTTACTGGTTCTTCGCATTTTTGATTTATTAGGTCAGGATTTGGAATGGGTTCTTCCAAATTGGCACATTCTATTAGATGAATTTTTGACAATCAAGCGTTCTAAGGAAGTATTGATTCCTTCTTTGAATTTGATCAAAAAGTGGAAAGAACGAAAATTGATTTATGCTTTGATCCGTTTAACAAAACATCCTGAGTATGAAATTCGTAGGATGTCTTTGGAAGTATTACAGGAACTAAGTAGTGATCAAATCGTTCCTGTGATCATTCAGTATCTAAAATCTCCCAGTAATCTTACAAAAATATATGGTTTAGAAATCAGCTATTATTACAAAGATAATCGTTTGATTCCATTTTTACGAGAGCTGATCCAACATCCAAACAAATCTGTTAGGATTTACGCCATCAGAGCTCTTTCAGAATATGAGAACGAACATTTTTACATTTTTAGAAATTATCCAACAGAAACTGAAGAAGTTCAGAAAGTGATGATTGAAATTATAGGAGAAAAATCATTAACACAATATCAAAATTATGTGTTAGCGGGAATTAGTGATCCTAACAAAAGTATCAGAAAAGCCTCTTTGATTGCAGCAAAGAATTTTCCACAACCCAACTTTATTCAGGCGGTCTCGAACCAACTATTGATTGAGCAGGATGATGAACTCATTATCGAAGGGATTTTGTTATTAAGTCGATTTGGCAAGGATCCCCAAAAAGTCTTGATTCATTTGTTATCCAATCAAAATCCGAAGATACGATTACTATCTTTGCAAACAATCCAAGAATTAAAATTAAGTGATTATTTAGAAGATTTATTATTCTTTTTGGAAAAAGAAAAAGAATCTTCTGTGCATTTAGAAATTGTCTATACTCTTAGTTCTCTTGTGAATGAACGAAACTACAAAATCCTTTTGGAAAGCTTGAATTACTATAAAGAGTTCTTAAATCATCAAGAGAAATACTTGATTTATTCAGCTCTACAACCCTATTTAAGTTTTGGTGAAGAAGTCCAATTGAAAAGATTATTTCAAATTTTTTGA
- the miaB gene encoding tRNA (N6-isopentenyl adenosine(37)-C2)-methylthiotransferase MiaB yields MDKVFIETYGCQMNVYDSGIVRTFFLKKNFEVANSEDQADVIVINTCAVRENAQERVYGKLQSLYSIKKRNPSIIIAIIGCMAQNLGDDLFAMGLPIDIVLGPDNYRNLPEIVEQIRTKKEHKFQLTKLSSNEVYDDIEPEVIEGCSAFVTIMRGCDNFCSFCVVPYTRGRERSRNPKSIIKEIQNLIERHQIKEVTLLGQNVNSYRYEGYDFTDLVQMILDQTSIQRIRFTSPHPKDFPKKLIKLMSQEPRFCNSIHLPLQSGSTRILQRMHRNYTREEYLELVHQIRSEIPEVGLSTDIIVGFSDETLEDFEETLEVVKTVQFDMAYMFYYSEREHTIAKRKYKDNIPYEEKIRRLNLLIELQNSISKEKNQREIGKVYEILIEGKSRKSQKDWMGRTTSGKVVVFPDPNELYQVGDFVKVEITNATKATLIGKVI; encoded by the coding sequence ATGGACAAAGTTTTTATTGAAACTTACGGTTGCCAGATGAACGTTTATGATTCGGGTATAGTAAGGACCTTTTTTCTCAAAAAAAATTTCGAGGTTGCTAATTCCGAAGATCAAGCCGATGTGATTGTGATTAACACATGTGCGGTGAGGGAAAATGCCCAAGAACGTGTATATGGTAAACTTCAATCCCTTTACTCTATAAAAAAACGTAATCCTTCAATCATTATTGCTATCATTGGTTGTATGGCACAAAATTTAGGGGATGATTTGTTTGCGATGGGGCTTCCCATCGACATTGTTTTGGGACCCGATAACTACCGGAATTTGCCAGAGATTGTAGAGCAAATCCGAACCAAAAAAGAGCACAAATTTCAACTAACAAAACTTTCCTCGAACGAAGTATATGATGACATAGAACCAGAAGTAATCGAAGGTTGTAGTGCTTTTGTTACCATCATGCGGGGATGTGATAATTTTTGTTCTTTTTGTGTGGTACCTTATACTCGTGGGAGAGAAAGAAGTAGAAATCCAAAAAGCATTATCAAAGAAATTCAAAACCTGATTGAACGTCATCAGATTAAAGAAGTCACGCTATTAGGACAAAACGTCAATTCATATCGATATGAAGGTTATGATTTTACTGATCTTGTTCAAATGATATTAGATCAAACTTCCATTCAACGGATTCGTTTTACCTCACCACATCCCAAAGATTTTCCAAAAAAACTCATCAAGCTTATGTCTCAAGAACCACGATTCTGCAATAGCATCCATTTACCTTTGCAATCGGGTTCCACAAGGATTTTACAACGAATGCATCGAAACTATACCAGAGAAGAATATTTAGAGCTCGTCCATCAAATCAGAAGTGAGATCCCAGAAGTGGGTTTATCAACCGATATTATCGTAGGTTTTTCTGACGAAACCTTGGAGGATTTTGAAGAAACCTTGGAGGTAGTCAAAACTGTGCAATTTGATATGGCATATATGTTTTATTACTCTGAACGGGAACACACAATTGCGAAAAGAAAATATAAAGATAACATTCCTTATGAAGAAAAAATCCGAAGACTCAATCTTTTGATTGAACTTCAAAATTCCATCAGTAAAGAAAAAAACCAAAGAGAAATCGGCAAAGTCTATGAAATTTTGATTGAAGGAAAAAGCCGCAAATCCCAAAAAGATTGGATGGGAAGAACAACATCGGGAAAAGTCGTTGTATTTCCTGATCCCAACGAACTTTATCAAGTGGGGGATTTTGTAAAAGTCGAAATCACAAATGCTACCAAGGCAACCTTGATAGGGAAGGTGATATAA
- a CDS encoding flagellin translates to MIINHNLSAVNAHRVLKFQNMEVSKDMEKLSSGLRINRAGDDASGLAVSEKMRAQVLGLRQAERNAEDGMSMIQTAEGYLQQMTDVLQRIRVLAIQSANGIYTPEDRQMIQVEVSQLIDEIDRIASQAEFNRMALLQGHFARGSRVSSMWFHIGPNQYHRERVYIQTMTALALNLRRIDGGIVTLSVPESANNLIGIVDRALDRVNKQRADLGAYYNRLEHAAKGLMVAYENTQASESRIRDADIAETIVSFTKNQILVQSGTAMLAQANIRPQSVLQLLR, encoded by the coding sequence ATGATTATCAATCATAACTTGTCGGCGGTTAACGCCCATCGTGTTTTGAAATTCCAAAACATGGAAGTTTCCAAAGACATGGAAAAACTTTCCTCTGGACTCAGAATCAATAGAGCAGGTGATGATGCCTCAGGACTTGCAGTTTCAGAAAAAATGAGAGCACAAGTTTTGGGTTTGAGGCAGGCAGAAAGAAATGCAGAAGATGGTATGAGCATGATTCAGACTGCAGAAGGTTATCTACAACAAATGACAGATGTTTTGCAAAGAATTCGTGTCCTTGCAATCCAATCAGCCAATGGGATTTATACGCCAGAAGATCGTCAGATGATCCAAGTGGAAGTTTCTCAATTGATTGATGAAATTGATCGGATTGCCTCTCAAGCAGAATTCAACCGAATGGCTTTGCTACAAGGGCATTTTGCTCGTGGTTCACGTGTTTCTTCGATGTGGTTTCACATTGGACCCAATCAATACCATCGAGAAAGAGTTTATATTCAAACCATGACGGCTTTGGCTTTAAACTTAAGAAGAATCGATGGTGGGATTGTAACATTATCTGTTCCTGAGTCCGCGAATAATTTGATTGGTATCGTGGACAGAGCATTGGATAGAGTCAATAAACAAAGAGCGGATCTTGGAGCCTATTACAATCGGTTAGAACATGCAGCAAAAGGTTTGATGGTTGCGTATGAAAATACCCAAGCCTCTGAATCAAGGATACGTGATGCAGACATTGCAGAAACGATTGTGAGTTTTACAAAAAATCAGATCCTAGTTCAAAGTGGAACGGCAATGTTGGCTCAAGCAAACATACGACCACAATCCGTACTACAACTTTTGCGATAA
- a CDS encoding tetratricopeptide repeat protein, protein MDKNRILLDLPEESPPHKQEESQQTIPKKYFYILIGAFTAIVVFFLIGGFYWYWQKSKEQVNEGKDPFLKNLPELSLALKEKYYYPRELITPALESAVKLYKEGFLSKAEKEFQSIINHSADPLEKSVAYTYLGIISLDLEKFPLAKHYFQLALKFKENYIPAVVNLAITEYKLGNVDEAYRLAETAKTLSPNDSLVALLTGNLLMNVQGASEAEKEFRRGVQLEPEEPINRYNLAISLLRQGKAQEAVVEFQHFLTLYPTHALVPNVLAYLGQIYYSVDQYERALEYYKRAVGLAPDNAKFYYNLGVIYLRLKDEVSAKEAFKKAMNLGATDPEVFEKLSYAFEEFQDLDLAIKTLERSIQYHPDHIPTLFRLAELYQKKNDYLKSAEVYRKIVNRTPGTEDTIRALKELGNLYIKMERYEDAVFVLKKAVDIDPNPKAEVLYELGRAYYHGGRKDKAIEVWKYALDKSSVNPEEKEKLHIILAKAYQNLGSYDLALQELKKINIHSGNASKINYEYGLLYKNLKNYDQAIAHFLKVFESIDSSIEQKKESAMHIAEIYLLTKDTQQLDFAKTWINKAIRLDNEDPKLKIIKAKIHLASSTLTDIEQAIEILLPMTYEELPPSLMKEVYLTLGEAYYTNKEYQRALQSFNKVLSIDPFDEQALQYRQKTIAYLEGKR, encoded by the coding sequence ATGGATAAAAATAGAATTCTTCTTGATCTTCCGGAAGAGTCGCCTCCACATAAGCAAGAAGAATCACAACAAACCATTCCCAAAAAGTATTTTTATATCTTGATAGGTGCTTTTACAGCCATTGTGGTGTTTTTTTTGATTGGAGGTTTTTATTGGTATTGGCAGAAATCAAAAGAACAAGTCAATGAAGGTAAAGATCCTTTTTTAAAAAACTTACCCGAGCTAAGTTTAGCTCTAAAAGAAAAATATTACTATCCACGAGAGCTCATCACACCAGCTTTAGAATCAGCGGTAAAACTTTACAAAGAAGGTTTCTTGAGCAAAGCTGAAAAGGAATTCCAGTCAATCATTAATCACTCGGCAGATCCATTAGAAAAATCTGTTGCATATACTTACTTAGGTATCATTTCTTTGGATTTGGAAAAATTTCCTTTAGCAAAACATTATTTTCAATTGGCATTAAAATTCAAAGAAAACTATATACCCGCGGTAGTGAATTTGGCAATTACGGAATACAAATTGGGAAATGTCGATGAAGCCTATCGATTAGCAGAGACGGCAAAGACGTTGTCTCCGAATGACTCTTTAGTAGCTCTTTTGACGGGCAATCTTCTCATGAATGTACAAGGGGCATCGGAAGCAGAAAAAGAATTCCGTCGAGGAGTTCAGTTAGAACCCGAAGAACCAATCAATCGTTATAATTTAGCAATCTCTTTATTACGTCAGGGGAAAGCTCAAGAAGCAGTGGTTGAATTTCAACATTTTCTTACTCTCTATCCAACTCATGCATTAGTTCCAAATGTATTAGCGTATTTAGGGCAGATTTATTATAGTGTCGATCAATACGAGAGGGCATTGGAGTATTACAAAAGAGCTGTGGGACTTGCGCCCGATAATGCCAAATTCTACTATAATTTGGGAGTAATTTACCTACGATTGAAAGATGAAGTTTCAGCAAAAGAAGCTTTTAAAAAAGCCATGAACTTAGGAGCTACCGATCCAGAAGTTTTTGAAAAATTGTCCTACGCTTTTGAAGAATTTCAGGATTTAGATTTAGCCATCAAAACTTTAGAGCGATCCATCCAATATCATCCTGATCACATACCTACTTTGTTTCGATTAGCAGAACTTTATCAAAAAAAGAATGACTACTTAAAATCAGCTGAAGTTTACAGAAAAATTGTCAATCGAACTCCGGGAACAGAAGATACCATCCGAGCCCTCAAAGAATTAGGAAACCTTTACATTAAAATGGAAAGGTATGAAGATGCAGTGTTTGTTCTAAAGAAAGCTGTAGATATTGATCCCAACCCCAAAGCGGAAGTCCTTTACGAATTAGGAAGGGCATATTATCATGGGGGAAGGAAAGACAAAGCAATTGAAGTTTGGAAGTATGCCTTAGATAAATCCAGCGTAAATCCCGAAGAAAAAGAAAAGCTTCATATCATTTTGGCAAAAGCCTATCAAAACTTAGGTTCTTATGATTTGGCACTTCAAGAATTAAAGAAGATTAACATTCATTCAGGAAATGCAAGTAAAATTAATTATGAATACGGACTTTTATACAAAAACCTAAAAAATTATGATCAAGCCATTGCTCATTTTCTAAAGGTTTTTGAATCCATTGACTCAAGTATAGAGCAAAAAAAAGAATCAGCAATGCACATAGCGGAGATTTATCTTCTCACAAAAGATACTCAACAATTGGATTTTGCGAAAACATGGATCAACAAGGCAATTCGTTTAGATAACGAAGATCCGAAATTAAAAATCATCAAAGCCAAGATACATTTAGCGAGTTCAACATTAACTGACATAGAGCAGGCAATTGAAATTTTACTTCCCATGACGTATGAGGAATTACCCCCAAGTTTGATGAAAGAAGTCTATTTAACTTTGGGAGAAGCCTACTATACTAACAAAGAATACCAACGAGCTCTACAATCCTTCAATAAAGTCTTAAGTATAGATCCCTTTGATGAACAAGCTCTTCAATATAGGCAAAAAACCATAGCTTATCTTGAAGGGAAACGATGA
- a CDS encoding thioredoxin domain-containing protein, which produces MHSKNQIYYLSGFLISVIGIILSVILICKHGFPNICTGSMGCSIEGVDGCKELGESEYSKIFGIPIAYFGIIFYSFLAFLFGYSFLKEKPEHPEINHSRILLLFYASIFGVIFDSFLGYINFTKLIVPCLLCVYTYFVTLAIFILSLVLKNRNKPQIYIRKIFNQGLINLGSAIIFATLVVGVFYAFENTQATSQTKSVLLPSDKVKDYLNDFYALKEYSLSTKDLKTYEGSLDGYIVIHKFADFLCPHCYDTAQLLQKALQRWPGRILVYYRQFPLDSTCNKDLTSPPRKPYGDWRCNGALAAVCAGDYPQFAEFYHQIFALQDQQLPIDLEQLQRISKNLDIPWNKLFMCMTSPFAQQKINRDVEDARIVGINSTPTVLVNNRLVSRGTPDETYFFYLLDALVYEKEGESAYQEFNERMKKQGK; this is translated from the coding sequence ATGCATAGTAAAAATCAAATTTATTATCTTTCGGGATTTTTGATAAGCGTCATTGGAATCATTTTGTCTGTCATACTTATTTGTAAGCATGGATTTCCAAACATTTGCACGGGCTCTATGGGGTGTTCGATTGAGGGGGTTGATGGCTGTAAAGAACTGGGAGAAAGTGAATACTCGAAAATTTTTGGGATTCCTATTGCTTATTTTGGTATTATTTTTTATTCATTTTTAGCCTTTTTGTTTGGGTATTCTTTTTTGAAAGAAAAACCAGAACATCCGGAAATCAATCATTCTCGAATATTGCTTTTGTTTTATGCCAGTATCTTTGGAGTCATTTTTGATTCTTTTTTGGGATATATCAATTTTACGAAGTTGATCGTGCCGTGTTTACTTTGTGTTTATACGTATTTTGTGACCTTAGCCATTTTTATTTTGTCGTTGGTGCTTAAGAATCGAAACAAGCCTCAAATCTACATAAGAAAGATTTTTAATCAAGGTTTGATCAACTTGGGTTCGGCGATTATCTTTGCGACTCTTGTAGTAGGAGTCTTCTATGCTTTTGAGAATACTCAAGCAACTTCTCAAACCAAAAGCGTATTACTTCCATCAGATAAAGTCAAAGACTACTTGAATGATTTTTACGCTCTCAAAGAATACTCCTTATCAACCAAGGATCTAAAAACCTACGAAGGAAGTTTAGATGGCTATATTGTGATTCATAAGTTTGCTGATTTTCTTTGTCCCCATTGTTATGATACTGCACAACTCTTACAAAAAGCTTTGCAAAGATGGCCTGGACGAATTTTAGTGTATTATCGTCAATTTCCGTTGGATTCAACTTGTAATAAAGACCTTACCTCTCCTCCGAGAAAGCCTTATGGTGATTGGCGTTGCAACGGTGCCTTAGCTGCCGTTTGTGCCGGGGATTACCCACAATTTGCAGAATTCTATCATCAAATCTTTGCTTTGCAAGATCAACAACTTCCCATTGATTTAGAGCAATTACAAAGAATAAGCAAGAACTTAGACATTCCATGGAATAAGCTTTTTATGTGTATGACAAGTCCTTTTGCTCAACAAAAGATCAACCGTGATGTCGAAGATGCTAGAATTGTAGGTATAAATTCTACTCCTACAGTGTTAGTAAATAATCGACTTGTCTCAAGAGGAACACCTGATGAAACCTACTTCTTTTATTTACTGGATGCCTTGGTTTACGAGAAAGAAGGAGAATCAGCCTATCAAGAGTTTAACGAGCGGATGAAAAAACAAGGGAAGTAA